The following coding sequences lie in one Vibrio splendidus genomic window:
- a CDS encoding WYL domain-containing protein, with translation MRSASFSPAFEHEPEAALRLIAWGQELNSIPVTTYGVSSFATVLDSLSIDIVSQVTRSILNKHCISVLYSSSTSTETRTLTPHSLFKGLGAWHIRAWDSKRRKFLCFRISRILKAEQTDCSYDKTIEDDSLWNRDVVLSVAPHSKHENRNDLAIDLGMEGQYVRNITINEALAGYVLNDLHVDCTPDASLPPHAFNLQLMNRHELENVDSIQALVPGFMTKNR, from the coding sequence ATGAGGTCAGCATCGTTTAGCCCTGCTTTTGAGCATGAACCAGAAGCCGCTCTTAGGTTAATAGCGTGGGGGCAGGAGCTAAACTCTATTCCAGTAACAACTTATGGTGTAAGCAGCTTCGCGACAGTGTTAGATTCGCTATCAATTGATATCGTCTCTCAAGTCACAAGATCGATCCTGAATAAACACTGTATTTCTGTCCTTTACAGCTCCTCAACTAGCACCGAAACTAGAACCCTTACACCTCATTCTCTGTTCAAAGGACTTGGGGCTTGGCACATCCGTGCTTGGGATAGTAAAAGACGTAAATTCCTGTGCTTTAGAATCAGTCGAATTCTTAAGGCTGAGCAAACTGACTGCTCATACGACAAGACTATAGAGGACGATTCTCTTTGGAACCGTGATGTCGTCTTAAGTGTTGCACCACACTCTAAGCATGAAAATAGAAATGACTTAGCCATTGATCTTGGTATGGAAGGTCAATACGTACGAAACATTACAATCAATGAAGCGTTAGCGGGCTACGTGCTCAATGACCTTCACGTAGACTGTACGCCTGATGCTTCTTTGCCACCGCATGCCTTCAACTTGCAGTTGATGAATAGGCACGAGCTAGAAAATGTAGATTCTATTCAGGCGTTAGTGCCTGGCTTTATGACGAAAAACCGTTAA
- a CDS encoding MATE family efflux transporter: MLTKFRPFTRESGALMHLSIPIILTQIATQAMGFVDTTMAGQVSPADLAAIALGTSLWIPVLLLLRGVIMALTPVVAYHRGSRDFQSISVEFFQMVWLALIASVLLIAYLVSAKPILEWIGVAAEIIPIGSDYAFALAFGVPGIALFYTLNGFCEGMNNTKVPMIISVVGLLVNIPVNYVLIYGKFGFPEMGAVGCGWATSLVYWLMSGMLYSYIKGHHHYKTIINFSDAKPKAKEMLHLLRLGLPIGMNIAVCGSIFAVIALMIGRIGAENVAAAQIALNISSLTYVIPMSISFGITIRVGHALGEKDELGAIERSKVGILVAALISLLSVAMFLLFPEWIIRLYTTDPAISATAAVLLTFTAMYQFSDALQTSANGALRGYKDTKIPMILAIASYWGLALPLGMVLGLTDHIVPAMGEEGFWIGILTGLSVSATLMLIRLRHVIKKRDLPPASAPLAN, encoded by the coding sequence ATGCTAACGAAATTTCGTCCTTTTACTCGTGAATCGGGTGCGCTTATGCATCTTTCGATTCCAATCATTTTGACTCAAATAGCTACCCAAGCAATGGGATTTGTCGATACGACAATGGCTGGCCAAGTAAGCCCTGCCGATCTCGCCGCTATTGCACTTGGCACCAGTCTTTGGATTCCTGTATTGCTGTTACTGCGTGGCGTGATTATGGCATTAACGCCTGTTGTCGCTTACCACCGCGGTTCACGTGACTTCCAGAGTATCTCTGTTGAATTCTTCCAGATGGTTTGGTTGGCATTAATCGCGAGTGTGCTACTTATCGCTTACTTGGTGAGTGCGAAACCGATCTTAGAATGGATTGGGGTAGCCGCTGAGATCATCCCTATCGGCAGCGATTATGCCTTTGCCCTAGCCTTCGGTGTTCCGGGAATTGCCCTGTTCTACACCTTGAATGGCTTCTGTGAGGGTATGAACAACACCAAAGTACCAATGATTATTTCGGTGGTTGGGTTGTTAGTGAATATTCCGGTCAACTACGTACTTATCTACGGTAAGTTCGGCTTCCCTGAAATGGGCGCTGTAGGTTGTGGTTGGGCAACAAGTTTGGTGTATTGGTTAATGTCGGGAATGCTGTATTCCTACATTAAAGGTCACCACCACTACAAAACCATCATCAACTTTTCAGATGCAAAACCAAAAGCTAAAGAAATGCTTCACCTTCTAAGATTAGGTTTACCTATCGGGATGAACATCGCGGTATGTGGCAGTATCTTTGCGGTAATCGCTCTGATGATTGGTCGTATTGGTGCAGAGAACGTGGCAGCAGCACAAATTGCTCTGAATATATCGAGCCTGACTTACGTGATTCCAATGAGTATTTCGTTTGGCATTACGATTCGTGTTGGACATGCATTAGGTGAGAAAGACGAACTAGGCGCAATTGAACGCAGCAAAGTCGGTATTTTGGTTGCAGCTTTGATTTCATTGCTTTCAGTTGCGATGTTCCTTCTGTTCCCTGAGTGGATCATTAGGCTTTACACCACCGACCCTGCAATTAGCGCAACGGCAGCGGTATTGTTGACCTTTACGGCGATGTACCAATTCAGCGATGCATTGCAAACGTCTGCTAACGGTGCATTACGTGGCTATAAAGACACTAAGATCCCAATGATCTTAGCTATCGCTTCATACTGGGGCTTGGCGCTGCCACTCGGCATGGTGCTAGGACTAACAGACCATATTGTTCCAGCAATGGGTGAAGAAGGCTTTTGGATTGGTATCCTAACGGGCTTGAGCGTTTCAGCGACGCTGATGTTAATTCGCTTACGACACGTGATTAAGAAACGTGACTTGCCACCAGCAAGTGCTCCATTGGCAAACTAA
- a CDS encoding type II secretion system protein, translated as MELIIVIVILGVLAVTAAPRFLNIQESAREAVLEGVAGAMEGVITQVTSKAIIVGLDPSAENPDDQGDYVIDFGIGSVEVDWGTLCPESRGESGDKLKMLDFLTLSDDDSIISDYGNRHTVVGYNQPFSDADLNSNNITDDALPSGCYVIYDSFGGRTSGDTCPVDGCECTVRVMNDEC; from the coding sequence ATGGAATTAATCATTGTGATCGTGATACTCGGAGTATTGGCCGTTACAGCAGCCCCAAGGTTCCTCAATATTCAAGAGTCAGCAAGAGAAGCGGTACTTGAAGGTGTTGCTGGTGCGATGGAAGGCGTGATCACACAGGTGACTTCTAAAGCCATTATTGTTGGGCTTGATCCTAGTGCGGAAAACCCGGATGACCAAGGTGACTATGTTATCGATTTTGGTATCGGTAGCGTTGAAGTCGATTGGGGAACACTTTGCCCTGAAAGCCGAGGGGAGTCCGGAGACAAATTAAAAATGCTCGATTTCCTCACATTGTCAGATGATGACAGTATTATCTCAGATTATGGAAATAGACATACGGTAGTCGGATACAATCAACCTTTTAGCGACGCAGACCTGAACAGCAATAATATTACCGACGATGCCTTACCTTCGGGTTGTTATGTTATCTATGATTCTTTTGGCGGCAGGACAAGTGGAGACACATGTCCAGTAGATGGTTGTGAGTGTACAGTTCGTGTTATGAACGATGAGTGTTAA
- a CDS encoding methyl-accepting chemotaxis protein has product MFGIAVAASMASTYFISSEKIDEIILNKSQVQAEFLAGNAGYILENSDNPVQDLQKLVGELKQRSDVTYAIVIDSNVSAIAHSDKNKLNKVYEDSYTVKGATQGVQQFSKWYADVQQVWVFDIMAPIYVNGELYGTFDIGIPITEVSQATNGIISYQLASMVFIFVVCLVVLSLLLSKLMQPLLVLKNTLHDISEGDGDLSVRLPIKGNDEVAQISSAFNVFVGKVHEIITQTVNTGVELNKTAIGLREQSQQALQRGQEQNEQTMLVVTSMNEMIATVNEIASSAAGAASAANMAASETQEGHKTIEKTTTSISNLEAEMNSASDIIVSLADNTQSIGTILDVIRGISEQTNLLALNAAIEAARAGEAGRGFAVVADEVRNLATKTAQSTDEIDTMINQLQTEAKNAVSSMSNSKSLIEEGTTETEMARQALEKISTQVLAILDINTQVATATEQQSAVANEINMNMDTVNSSVKNGLSASEKLEQSSQQLAELSQVLDRYVGSFKI; this is encoded by the coding sequence ATGTTTGGCATTGCCGTCGCTGCGAGTATGGCGTCAACTTATTTCATTTCAAGCGAAAAAATTGATGAGATAATATTGAACAAATCTCAAGTTCAAGCTGAATTTTTGGCTGGGAATGCTGGGTATATCTTAGAGAATTCGGACAATCCAGTTCAAGATTTACAAAAGCTGGTGGGCGAGCTGAAACAACGATCTGATGTCACTTATGCCATTGTTATTGATAGTAACGTAAGTGCTATTGCTCACAGCGACAAAAATAAACTGAATAAAGTTTATGAAGATAGCTATACCGTTAAAGGCGCGACCCAAGGCGTACAACAGTTTTCAAAATGGTACGCTGATGTTCAACAAGTGTGGGTGTTTGACATCATGGCACCTATCTACGTCAACGGTGAGCTGTACGGTACTTTTGATATCGGTATTCCTATCACAGAGGTTAGCCAAGCAACGAATGGCATTATTAGCTACCAGCTCGCTTCAATGGTTTTCATTTTTGTTGTTTGTCTCGTTGTTCTATCACTTCTTCTTAGCAAACTGATGCAACCTCTCTTGGTATTGAAAAATACATTGCATGATATTTCTGAAGGCGATGGTGATCTATCAGTACGTTTGCCAATCAAAGGGAATGACGAAGTTGCTCAAATCTCATCGGCTTTCAATGTGTTCGTTGGCAAGGTGCACGAGATAATTACGCAAACAGTGAATACGGGTGTCGAATTAAATAAGACCGCTATTGGGCTTCGTGAACAGTCGCAGCAAGCATTGCAAAGAGGGCAAGAACAGAACGAACAAACCATGTTGGTCGTGACGTCTATGAATGAAATGATTGCCACGGTTAATGAAATTGCATCTAGCGCGGCTGGTGCTGCAAGCGCGGCAAACATGGCAGCGAGTGAAACTCAAGAAGGTCATAAGACGATTGAGAAGACCACGACTTCAATCTCGAACCTTGAAGCCGAAATGAATAGTGCTTCTGACATCATTGTGAGCCTTGCTGATAATACTCAGTCGATCGGTACTATTCTTGACGTTATTCGAGGTATCTCTGAGCAAACGAACTTGCTGGCACTTAATGCTGCAATTGAAGCTGCACGTGCTGGTGAAGCTGGCCGAGGCTTTGCTGTCGTTGCTGATGAAGTTCGTAACCTAGCGACAAAAACAGCACAATCTACCGATGAAATTGACACTATGATCAACCAACTTCAAACCGAAGCTAAGAACGCTGTTAGCTCGATGAGTAATAGTAAGAGCTTAATTGAAGAGGGTACGACTGAAACTGAAATGGCTCGCCAAGCTTTGGAAAAAATTTCCACGCAAGTATTGGCTATTCTCGATATTAACACGCAAGTCGCAACGGCAACGGAGCAGCAATCAGCGGTAGCGAATGAAATTAATATGAACATGGATACGGTTAATAGCTCAGTCAAAAACGGTTTGAGCGCAAGTGAGAAATTAGAGCAATCAAGCCAGCAGCTGGCAGAGTTATCACAAGTTCTCGATCGTTATGTTGGTTCATTTAAAATCTAG